The following coding sequences are from one Sander lucioperca isolate FBNREF2018 chromosome 2, SLUC_FBN_1.2, whole genome shotgun sequence window:
- the erlin2 gene encoding erlin-2 → MAQWSVILAVIAALGGAALLSSVHKIDEGHTGVYYRGGALLTITSGPGFHLMLPFITSFKSVQTTLQTDEVKNVPCGTSGGVMIYFDRIEVVNYLVQSAVYDIVRNFTADYDKALIFNKVHHELNQFCSVHSLQEVYIGLFDQIDENLKLTLQEDLTSMAPGLIIQAVRVTKPNIPESIRRNYELMESEKTKLLVSVQTQKVVEKEAETERIKAVIEAEKVAQVAEIKFGQKVMEKETEKRISEIEDGAFLAQQRARADAEFYTSQRVAEANKLKLTPEYLQLMKYKAIAANSKIYFGNEIPQMFVDSGSAGSSIKASAAMDIVAEQILDLD, encoded by the exons ATGGCCCAGTGGAGTGTCATACTCGCAGTAATCGCCGCTCTCGGAGGAGCAGCGCTCCTATCCTCCGTGCACAAGATCGATGAGGGACACACTGGAGTTTACTACAG gGGAGGGGCTCTCCTGACCATCACCAGTGGCCCTGGTTTCCATCTTATGCTTCCATTCATCACCTCCTTCAAGTCTGTTCAG ACAACGCTGCAGACAGATGAGGTGAAGAATGTACCATGCGGCACAAG CGGAGGAGTGATGATTTACTTTGACCGTATAGAAGTGGTGAACTACCTCGTTCAATCAGCAG TGTACGACATAGTGAGGAACTTCACAGCAGACTACGACAAAGCTTTGATATTCAACAAGGTTCACCATGAGCTCAACCAGTTCTGCAGTGTTCACTCGCTGCAGGAGGTCTACATTGGCTTGTTTG ACCAAATCGATGAAAACCTGAAGTTGACACTACAAGAGGATCTAACATCCATGGCACCGGGACTCATCATACAG GCGGTCCGTGTCACAAAACCCAATATCCCAGAGAGCATTCGCAGGAACTACGAGCTCAt GGAGAGCGAGAAAACAAAGCTGCTTGTCTCTGTACAGACACAGAAGGTTGTGGAGAAGGAGGCCGAAACCGAAAGGATCAAAGCTGTGATTg AGGCTGAGAAAGTGGCTCAAGTGGCAGAGATCAAGTTTGGACAGAAGGTGATGGAGAAGGAAACTGAAAAAAGGATCTCTGAAATCGAAG ACGGCGCTTTCCTGGCCCAGCAGAGAGCCAGGGCCGATGCAGAGTTCTATACGTCACAGAGAGTTGCAGAGGCCAATAAG CTGAAGTTAACACCAGAGTACTTGCAGCTAATGAAGTACAAGGCCATCGCAGCCAACAGCAAAATCTACTTTGGGAACGAAATACCCCAGATGTTTGTGGACTCTGGCTCTGCAGGGAGCTCTATCAAGGCCTCTGCAGCCATGGACATTGTTGCTGAGCAGATCCTGGACCTGGATTAG